The Ziziphus jujuba cultivar Dongzao chromosome 1, ASM3175591v1 genome segment GCTACACGAAACCTAATCGCTTTTATTACCTTATGGCGTCAAGTCAAGCAAACAAACCCTTTCAACCAGGGCAACAAACATATGATGTCCATCTTTACTAATCACTTCCTGCTCATcgttttcatcatcatcatattcaTGTCTCCGAACCACAAAACTGAGTCACTCATAGATTCTAACCTTTTCTCCGTATAGCCTCTGAATACCAAAATGCTTTACTTCAACATGTCCTTCACCTTTCTGTTCCTCTGTTTTCTTATTTGGGTGGGGACTAAAAGTGAAGCTGCACCTACTTACCTCTATCACAACTGCACAAACACAACAACTTTCACACCCAACAGCGTCTACCAAACAAATTTCAATCACCTCCTCTCTTTCCTTTCCTCCAACTCCACCCGTGAATTCTACAACGCAACCGCGGGCCAAAATCCCTCTACCTCCGTCCATGGGCTCTTCCTTTGCCGTGGAGACGTCAACGCCACCGCCTGTCGAGACTGCGTCGCCACCGCTACCAAAGATGCTTTGCAAAAGTGTCCGATGGAGAAAGAGAACATAATATGGTACGATGAGTGCCAATTGCGCTACTCCAACCGCTCTTTTTTCGGCACCGTGGACGTATTGCCTAGAATTGCTCTTATCAATACCGCAAACATCACCGACCCAGTTCGGTTTAATGGAGTCCTTAACACCACCATGAAGGCGGCTTCTGCTGAGGCCGCAAATGGTGGGCAGAAAAAATTTGCGACTAAAGATGCATATGTTAGTGGGTTTCAAAGGGTGTACTGCCTGGTGCAGTGCACGCCGGACCTGTCGGCTGCAGATTGCAGTAGATGCCTTACAAATGCCACCGAACGCCTTCACAGATTCAGCGACAGGCAAGGTGCTAGAGTTCTGTTTCCCAGTTGCAATGTTAGATACGAACTTTATCCGTTTTACAACCAGTCTGTATCGCCCTCTCCATCTCCCTCTCCATCTCCATCTCCATCTACTCAGCCTACTCCTTCATCGCCCAAAGGTATAGATCCTCCACCACATTCtgtcttaaatattttattgtttaatatGCAGTGCTAaaaccaaatataattaattattattattactttttaaatcCACTACTTTCGCAAATCATGACCTCCGTACATACCAATGGGACTGCCGAGAGGTGATGTATCAACTATCGTTCCCTTTAAGTAGTTGGTAGACGGTCATTGAAAGCACTGTCCAAGCAACCAAAAATAATGTACTAGTATTTgcactaaaaataataacaacaacaataataataataataataataataataatgtacaaAAGAATTCAATCcaagataataatatattatggagtaattttagcaaatatatgtatatatattatggaataAACTGTCCATTCTTTAATTTGTCAGTGTTTTGTGTCGTTAATTGGACGCCCTCCCCTCTAAATTTGCCCTTCAAAAACATCTAATGAGGActtttcaaaaagaaataatgaGACACGTTTCACATGcctacaaaatttaaaatatcgtCTTCCCTATGTggacacctttttttttaatttttttcttctttttattattattattattatttttttctgtgttGTGCTTCCATTCTATGTGATCACTTAATTAAAGGTCTCAGGTATCTTCACGAGGAAACCCCCAAAATATCTAAATTAACCATGGTATTCGTAAGAGTAAATATAACATTTGTATTGTACATAATTAAGCTATGTACTTCGATTAACTTACTAGGATTACTTTtcagggggggaaaaaaaaggcgTACAAGTAATCTAGGATTAATTACACCTTCAAACACAACAACGTTCCATTCTTGTAAGTAGAAATCTGAGGTTTGGTTAGTGGTCACAAGTCCTTGATGTTTGGTCGGGCTATATTAAATGTCAACAGCATTTCGTAAAATTTGCTTCTACTGCATATGTATTATAGAAAGCAATTCAAAAGAACACAATAAAGGCGCAATTGGATTTTAGAATACGTTTTTCAAAAGGCAGTAAAAGATAGAGCAGAAAAGAGATTCTTATTCATATTAATATCTTGTTTCTTGCTGCTTGCTGCTTCCAACTTCCAAAGAGATTCTTAATCATATTAATATCTTGTTTCTTGCTGCTTGCTGCTTCCAACTTCCAACTTATGCAAGTGTGAATTTCCTAATAGTCTTCTTGAAtttattcttttcctttcctataTTAACTTTCTTTACTTGTTTTATACTAATGACCAAGAGATTTTAATCCAAGGTATGCAGACTGATTAACACAATTGGTTTTGCAGGAAAAAGTAAAATCTCAACGGGAACAATTGTGGCTATTGCTGTACCAATTGCAGTTTCTGTTCTACTTTTCATCTTGGGCTACTATTTGATAGTTAGGGGCGCAAAAAAGAAGCGCAATGCTGGAAAGCCGGAAAATGgtaatgaataataattaatttggcaTCAGCTTAAAATGATATCTTATTTAATTGTGTTTAGTGTTTTAAGCTCACTCGGTTTGGTTGTATCAGAGAATGATATTACAACTGCAGACTCCTTGCAATTTGACTTCCCAACGATTGAAGCTGCCACAAGCAAGTTCTCTGTTGATAACAAGTTAGGTGAAGGAGGATTTGGAGAGGTTTACAAGGTATGCAATTAGGTTCATGAGTATGAATAATCATCAGAAGCTTGTGCTTTCAAAAGCCAAGAAATATAGCAGATCCTTCTAACGACTGGTTGAAGTGCATTTTCAGGGTACACTTCCTAATGGACAAGAAATAGCTGTGAAGAGGCTCTCAAAAGGTTCTGTTCAAGGTGCCGAAGAATTCAAGAATGAAGTTGTAGTGGTAGCCAAGCTTCAGCACAGAAATCTTGCAAGATTGTTAGGATTTGTTTTGGAAGGAGAAGAGAAGTTGCTTGTTTATGAATTTGTGCCAAACAAAAGCTTGGACCATTTTCTATACGGTATGTCCTCCTAAGCATGTGCCTTTAATCTAATGCCTCTAGGAGTGAATAATATGTATGTTCAAACTGAATGTTATTACTTTGGTATGTATCTGAACAATGCTCTTGTGTTGGGCATGAATATTTTCTGCTGAATGTGCAGACCCTGAGAAACAAAAGCAATTGGATTGGTCAAAACGTTACAAGCTAATAGGAGGAATTGCACGAGGAATTCTATATCTTCATGAAGATTCTCGGCTTAAGATTATACACCGAGATCTCAAACCAAGTAATATATTGTTAGATGCTGAAATGAACCCAAAAATTTCAGATTTTGGTATGGCAAGAATTTTCAGAGTTGATCAAACTCGAGGAGATACAAGTAGAATTGTTGGAACATAGTAAGTTCAACTAATCGTTGCACTAAAAATTACAAGTCATTGATATTTGTCTCCAGAACAGAATTATGAATACAAAAAGCTTCACCAACAATGTCTTATTGTGTATTTCTTGTATGCAGTGGTTATATGTCTCCAGAATATGCAATGCACGGACAGTTCTCTGTTAAGTCTGATGTGTATAGTTTTGGCGTCTTAATTTTGGAGATTATAAGTGGAAAAAGGAACAGTAGTTTCTATCAATCAGACCGTGCTGTGGACCTCTTGAGCTATGTAAGTTTGAACATTTAACATTTACTGAAATAATCTGTTTTCTTCCTGACCAAATCCAAAATATAGTTACAAGCTTGAGTATTAAACAAAGTGAGTGACAAATATTTGCAGGCTTGGAAACTTTGGAGGGAAGGAACACCCTTGGAGTTAACAGATCCAACATTTAGAGAATTTTATTCAGAAAATGAAGTTGCTAGATGTATCCATCTTGGTTTACTATGTGTTCAAGAAGATCCAGAAGATAGACCTACTATGGCATCCATTGTTATGATGCTTAATAGTTACTCTGTCACAATGCCAGAGCCTCAACAGCCAGCATTTTTCATCCCAACGGAGACGGACATGACAATGAAGGGGCTAGAGTTTGATCAGTCTGGAAGCAATGCTGTTCCATTGTCCGTCAATGATGTATCAATTACCGAGCTATACCCGCGATGATGAGAGTTTATGGAGTGTAATAATCCTAATTTATGTTTCCGTATACGTCGTCTAAGCGGTATTAATTCAAGGCTACCAAATAATTGTAGTTCAAGTTAGCTTTAAGAGGGATATTTAAATAGCGTGCCTTTTTGAGCTGTACTAATTATGCAAACTTGAACACCCAAAACGTAAGTACATGTGTATGTTATGCTGATCATGAGTGCCCTGAGAAATGAACCGGTAAGAGTTAATGCAAAAGTACTTCGCCTTCAAGCAATTTGTCGTGCCAGCGATTTTTGTTGAATAGGTCTTATCAATGTTAAATTGCTATGCtaccatttttatttcttatgtaATATGATTCAAGGGCTGATGAGGAAGAGTGGAGCTCGGTGGGGAGGGGAGGGGTAAATTGTACTAAATAcccttaactttttttttttttttttacaatttagaacttttaattttctattcagCAATTTTagcatcatttttaaatttgttgccATTTCAatcgtatttaattttttattacaaaatttaacTGTCTTACATAATTAGTATTAAAGTGTATTAATTTGCAAACTATGAGATATTAAAGTATAAtactaaaacttttttttttaatattttacatttagatatccgttatttaaaaaaaaaaaaaatttggtgcatgtcacctaattaatattaaataatattaaatttcaaactataaaatactcaaaatataaaagtttagaACTAGTTTTAAATTCTAcaagttaatattttttaatttaaaattcgatataatttaatattatttatataaaattaatatcttatatataaaaaattgaaaagacacAAATTACAACATATtgaaaaatttaacatttaaattgCTGAGTCggaaaattaaaagtttatattACAAAAGCTTGCAAGTCGgggatattaaaatataattgatttttttaatttaaatttaaaagaagaTACCATTTTGtaaacattaaatatttattctatTATGTCTTAAATTACCGTcagtaatatattttttatagccaacgtcctttttatttttcatcttcttcacctTCACCGTTTTAGAATTTCTTT includes the following:
- the LOC107420755 gene encoding cysteine-rich receptor-like protein kinase 10, coding for MLYFNMSFTFLFLCFLIWVGTKSEAAPTYLYHNCTNTTTFTPNSVYQTNFNHLLSFLSSNSTREFYNATAGQNPSTSVHGLFLCRGDVNATACRDCVATATKDALQKCPMEKENIIWYDECQLRYSNRSFFGTVDVLPRIALINTANITDPVRFNGVLNTTMKAASAEAANGGQKKFATKDAYVSGFQRVYCLVQCTPDLSAADCSRCLTNATERLHRFSDRQGARVLFPSCNVRYELYPFYNQSVSPSPSPSPSPSPSTQPTPSSPKGKSKISTGTIVAIAVPIAVSVLLFILGYYLIVRGAKKKRNAGKPENENDITTADSLQFDFPTIEAATSKFSVDNKLGEGGFGEVYKGTLPNGQEIAVKRLSKGSVQGAEEFKNEVVVVAKLQHRNLARLLGFVLEGEEKLLVYEFVPNKSLDHFLYDPEKQKQLDWSKRYKLIGGIARGILYLHEDSRLKIIHRDLKPSNILLDAEMNPKISDFGMARIFRVDQTRGDTSRIVGTYGYMSPEYAMHGQFSVKSDVYSFGVLILEIISGKRNSSFYQSDRAVDLLSYAWKLWREGTPLELTDPTFREFYSENEVARCIHLGLLCVQEDPEDRPTMASIVMMLNSYSVTMPEPQQPAFFIPTETDMTMKGLEFDQSGSNAVPLSVNDVSITELYPR